The Syngnathus scovelli strain Florida chromosome 17, RoL_Ssco_1.2, whole genome shotgun sequence sequence AATAAAGCAAGATTTGGTCACAATATGAGCTTGGAACAATTCATCGGTACCTTCAGATACGAGTTTAATTCAGATGTCTTAATTTCTCTTAGCTTATCCGTACGGCACTAATATTAGCTGTTTATCACAGAGGATAATGAACATGTGACTGTGAGCCCTGTTTTGTTGCtgcacaatttttaaaaaattcttATTACCTCTGCGTGTAGCTCTGTGTACGTGTCAACCAGCGAGGAGCCCAGCGTGGCATGAATCTTGGGCATCTCAGATCTTGGGACATGCTCAATAATCAGGCTCCACAGAGACGGACCCGGGGACCAAGGTTGGTTCCCGCTGGTAGACTGCATGTGGGTGGCAGTCTGTGgctgaagaagaaagaaaaacttcatGTTATATGAGTAAAGTTACATGCATTGATGGAGGTTTTTAATCATTCTTGAGCCTCTGCATTTTTTCTGTGTTTTACAGTATTTGTTGTCTTTATTTCTATGTTTGATTTTCACTTTATGTACAGCATTTTGTATGCAATTGCGTTTGTTATAAAAGTGCTCTATAAATGAAATTGTTTGAGTCGTGTTGACTGTCAGGTAGCATTCAGAGTAGCTAGCCAATGCTAACAACAAACTTGACGTTGGTGACGTGTCTGCAGGCACAGTTCATAACTTGACACaaccaaaataaaatgatttaaatGCATTGGAATGTATAATGCGCTTATTCCATAGGGTATGAAAAAGTATTAAAAGACACCCACCGTCTATCTGCCCTGAGCACGACTCTGGTGGTATCCAAGGCTAACATGTCGGTTGCTATGGGGTGGAATCCTCGCGAGATCTCGTGATTTTGGCCTCTCAGGTGATTTCATGGCGAAAAATTCTTAGACCTCTAATACTGTCATATTACGTCAGACGCTGCCATCACTTTGATTGCGTCATTGTAAGGTAGTAGTGTTATAGAAGTGGGTTTAAAACGTGTTGAAAATGTTCACCAATGTCTCGCCCACAAATGGGGAGGATACCGTATTACTCCCCGATTGCCTCCACCCACTTTTCCACCGACGCTCCAGACATCAGACAGTCTCTTGGTGGAGCAAAGAGTTGGAACAAAGTCAACAAGTTTTTGCAACAATGTGACAAATATTCCAAGCagggtaaaaaaacaaacaaacaaaaaacaatccaGCCACCACTCAACCTTCCTGGACTACTCTCACAACTCTGATTGAGAACCATGTTGTCGAGCCAGCTCCTCTTGGCGGTGCTCCTGTGCGGCCAGGCCGTCTTGGGCTTCTCGGTGgtcagccagcagcagcagcagcagcagcagcagcagcagcagcagcagcagcagcagcagcagcagcagcagcagcagccaccgCCGCAGGAGAGCACCTGCGAGGCCAACGGTAGCGTGTACTACGTAGGAGAGTGGTACTTCCTGGACTCGGACCAGTGCACTCAGTGCGAGTGCACGGCAGATGGCTCGGTGTGTTCCCGCACTGAGTGCACCAGCCTGCCGGCGGCGTGCATCCATGTGAGCCACTACCCCAGCGACTGCTGCCCTCGTTGCGAGAGAATCGGGTGCGAGTACCGGGGGGTGGTCTACGAACTGGGGCAAAACTTCCAGGTAAGCCTCAGAGCATCCTAGACCATGAAGTATAATCTTTCTTTTCTCCCTCTTCAAATAAGGtttcttttacattttaaatgtcaAGATTGAGACTCAATTAATGTCTAATTCAATaaattaacatttaaaaaaaaacaccatgcaTAAAGCTGTCGATTGAATAGTTTTAAAATAATGTTAAATAGGTGTGAGGTATAAGATCATTCAGTATCAATTATAACAaaagtgaaaatattttttttacaatacgcCATTCAAAAATActccaaaataaaacaataaatctaaATACGCAAAAGAAGTTAGAAAagtgaataaaaaacaaatattgtgtttccaaagcaagaaaaaaaaagaaaagtggaaaCAAAAAATGACCATGCAAACTGGACCTACTTGGCACCTACCAGCAAATGGCGCCCCCTGTTGAAAGTGGGAGTAACCGGTCACTTTACTTGCATTATGATGCAGTATCATCCAGTGGTTCACAAACTGGAAAAAGTGTGAAAGCTTCATCACTGTGGATTTCTAACAGCATATCATCTATTTAATACTATTAACATGAAGATAAATGAAAAATATAGCTTTTTTATGGGGAGAAATTGTTAAGTCTGAGAGGCAAAGTGATGGACGCATTTATGAAAACAACAATGCTCAGGTATTCATTTCAACATCAGTTTTGGTGCTGTGTGTAAATCCTCTTGACTTGTGTGTTTCCTAGCCAACCGAATGTGAGCAGTGCACGTGCGACAGCGATGGCATCGCCCGCTGTTTAGTGGCCGACTGCGCGCCCCCACCGTGCGTCAACCCCGTGTACCAGGCCGGCAAGTGCTGCCCCGAGTGCAAGGAGGGTGAGAGTCCACagccatttttttaaatgtggcaTGAAAGATGACCAGCAAAAACAAGACTCGGAGTGATGTCTGGTGCAGTACCAAGTCTGACCTGTGAGAGGCAGCATGTTgccacagggggaaaaaaatatcactAAACTTAACACGATAATTTACGGTGCCAAAATAACACAATGGgttaaaaaaatcatgttgGCCTTTGGTAATCAGAAGTTTGGGAAATACTCAGGTTTAACACAATTATCATATGTGTCAAGACCAATGATGGTATGCATAATTAATTGGCCATTTTACTCCCACCAGGTCCAAACTGCTACCTGGACTCATCCCGCAGCCAAGTGATTCCCGCCGGTGAGCCTGTCTGGGTGGACTCATGCACCAAGTGCCGTTGCCATGACGGCCAGGATGCCGGCTACTGGCAAGGCAACCGTCTGGCGACCTGCTCTCGCCTCAATAACTGCACGCCCGAGCAGTCTGAGACACAAAACTGAAATGACATGTCATCTTGACCAATGCACCAAAGACTTTGATAttataaaaaaactaaataaatacagGCTTTATGGTAAAAATTTAGGATGAGCCTAAAATACACTCTCATAAGCTCAAATGAAGTCATCAGGAAAGGTTTCAGTGCATTTTAAATCTGAAATTTTATCTGAAACCCCAATTTGTAAATATGTAACCTCAGTGTGTATCTTTTTGACGTATTTCCTATCCTGACAATTAAAGCCAAACTAAACTAGAAAGTCACTCAGGAGTCACTGAAAATAATATAAGCACACCAAGTTCAAGCGTTATTCAACGCATGCGTACCAAGGATTTCCCATCTAAGACAttcctgccatctagtggtgatcaGTAATATAACAACTTAAAAAATGCCCATCCCGGTTTTAATCAGTGCCCATGGCTACGAGCGGCAAGCAAGAACCTCTGCTCCTTTGAGAACCAGATTAAAATTTACATGCATCATTTGTCTGGCTGGCTAATTTACTGATTTACTTCGTTACGCTATTGAGACCACATGTAAATTGTTTAGCAAAGCAATAAATGCAATTTTTAAGGCATCCTAGCCGCATTATGCTTTGTTTTATGTCACAACATGAATTTCTAAATGGCCTTGTTGAATGCAGTCTTGAGGAAATGACTGCCTGTGTAATTGCTCCATatggaaataaaaatacacttttGCTCACATCATTAATGCTGTAACAAGAAAGCTTGAGTGGATAGCTCCTATTCAATCAAGCCTTGACATGAAGGTTCATTGATTAGATTGACTGAAATGCTGGTGCAATGCGATACCGCCGGGCTGAACAGGCTACAAAATTGTCTTCGCTGGAGTAGCGTTTACCGTTACAAATCTCTGAACAAGCATGAACCTCCTCCAAGGCAAATCATTTTACTAATACAATACTGGAAGGTACTGGTAGtaaaataattacaaaacaaaaggtGCAGAAATATCACCAATAGCTTCAAAGAAAATATACTTATTAGCAAAACAtgcaattttttaaattattacaatataaataaaattgtggAAGAACGCCAATTGTAAAACAATCAAGAAGGGTGTTAAAACCTTTTTAGTGACAGTAAGTGCTCTTGCGTGGAAATTAAAACAGGTCTGGAAGTGCAAGAATATTTCCTAAGGCAGAAATGACATCAACAAATGACAGAATCATCATCAATCTTTAACCAGACATTTTATTGATTGTATAGAAAAATTAGTTTTGATATGACATAATGCATACTATATAAGATAACATTTTAACATTCAatgtacaaaaaaacaacaaccagcgTCTGGATTTAGAGtagctatttttttattttaaaagcgtCGACACAGGAAGTCCTCCCCGTACCGAGTAACCAAACCACGCAAGCACCTGAGGTGTGCTTGACCACGAGTACAGCTTCAATTCAAACATCAGAGCACTCAGAGTCCATTAGCAAACATGGAGCACTTCTCGTCACGTCGCTGAAAGGAAAGGAAATGAATAGAATTGCAAAAATCCACCTTGGTGTAAAAGCACACTGGGGGCCGCTCGCGTCTGCCCTTTACTCCCATCAAATCCAATTAGGTTTGACTGATATGATGCAGTAAGCATGCTGAGTGCATCTTTCATGACAACTTAGTACAAAAAATATGCAGCAATTAGTAAACATTGGATTATTTTtggcatatttattttttaagtgcCTGTACTTTACCTAAATTCTAATTTTTCACGCTTTCTACTTATAAGCACATCGTGATGACTTAATGAATTGTAGTACTTTATTTCTTTTCTGACTAAATCCAATTAAATCCACAAGCGAAAATGTTGACTAATTTTATACGTTTTTACACCATCCGGTTTTTGAAGCCAATCagcgagtttaaaaaaaaaaaaaaaaaaaaaaagatcagaagATGGAACAATCTATTTTAAAAACGTTATTGTTTATTATATAGTCGCATATAACTCATGGCAGCTGCAACTGAACACAATAAGTGAAGCGCCAGAGCCCCACCAATCTGCGCCGCATCAACGTCGGCCACCAGCGTCTGCAGGACAACATGGCGGCGGACAAGGCCTGGCAATAAGAGACAGTCCAATAAATTTCCACTAATGCTAAGTAAAATATTGTTTGGATCTTTCGGTCTGAGTGTACGCTGGCGCGTCTTGCTGCCGCTACTCACCGGCTGTTTTTACTGCATTTACTATATCTGattgacatttgtttttaactctCTGTAAAGTGACCTTGAGTGACCTGAAAGGTGcttctaaataaaatgtattattattataggtTTTTGTCACATTTATAAATTGAACCATTTAATGACTTTCTAACATTTGATATCGCCTCATAACCCAAATCAAGTCCAGAGGCGGGTGATTGTATTTGGCTGCTCTTGGTGCCACTAAAGCCTGCAAGTGAGATTTGTAAGGAGGACAGAAAAGGTCAATGACACGGTGCAAAGGCATTCAAAGGtgataaaactaaaaaaaaacacaacaaaacaaaaacctgtACAAAAAAAGGGAAGACAGTGtgaatgtgcgtgcgtgcgtgcgctaaATAGGCGAATCATCATCTCacctttcaaaaaaacaaaaaaaaacaaccttgagGCAAAGATAAGCGTACGGAACTGATTCCCCCCACCCCTAGACTCGTCAAAGTAGAAACTaaaggaaaaagaaatgttttggTTTACAGTTCATGATTTAAATGTCATTTAATTAATAGAAAATAACTACTGAAGGCATCAGCTCGGTGGAAATATATGTAACAGTATGATGTGTCAAAACTGCAACAAAAGGAAGATTACAGCATTAAAAACACTTGGATATACCAAATGTGAACACGACCATGTGCTCGCagtaccaaaacaaaacaaaaatgttgaaaaaCTGATAAGGCTCGTTGTTTCTGCTACCCTACGATATGATGAGtattcaaaatggccgcctcatGATAACAAATGCGAGCTTAGTATTGACTAGGCATGGCCTGGTTACCAGTTTCAAGGTATACACGTATTTGTATATAGGAAAGaaagctaaaataaaataaataaaattcaaacgcATGAAGCCAATCAGTCAAAATAAGAATATGCCAAAATAAACCAAAATATTAAATGATGTGGTGATCCTGTGTTTAAATTTTCAGCCATCTAAATTTCAGAGGAACATGGGTAAGCATTCCTCACATCACATCAAATCAAATCAGATCATAATTAGAACAATACAAGCTGAGTCATTTGCTGTATCGATCAGTCATCAGGGTCCATCGTCAGTGATTCCATTTTCAactccccaccaccaccacagctACAACATATAATCATGATGCCCACCTTGCTCCAAGAAGTTTCAGTCTCTACAtttccccaaaataacaaagaaaaaaagaataatgtCCCAGCAGAGTCCCGGAGAGGGATGCGGGCACGATACATTCATTCGTAAATGCCAGAGGCTTTGATTTGGGAGTATTTTCGACTCGCATGGGATAATGTACATATGGGAGTCGGATAAAAAGTGGCGTTTAACGCACGCCTGTCGTACGCTAATTCTTTCGTGAACACCGTCTGTGATTTCGATATATCGCTCGCTCCCCGTCTTGCAGGTCGCCTCATAAATCTTTACCGTCTAGGCTTTTGCTGTTGGGGTCTCAAAACTTGTCTGGCCACATTGTGGTCCTCCCATCGTTCATTTTAATGGGTTTTGCCATTTTGGGACATTTTAGCCTTGAGGTCTATATCAGTCCATCAAACTCCTGCTTTGTGGCATTCATCAAACTTTGGTCCTTCCATTCCAATGTTGTCCAGAAGCTTAGAAGAACAAgccaatgtgtaaaaaaaaaaaaagattccactCCTTGATGTGCTTGTAACTTCCTTGGTGCGTCCATCCCAATCCCAACCTACCTTGAGTCTCTATCCCTTGAAAGGCCGGGGCGGCGGTTTTCCGATCTCTACTGAAATGTTAGTGTACAGCGCGTACCTTTTGATCTGCACCAGTCGGTAGGTGAGCGAGCTGATGCCGTCCTTTTTCATGGTGTTCTTGGTGTTTTGGATTTTATTGAATCTGGAtgaagagaagaagaagatcCAATTAGAAGACAATCGtagagtggtgccttgagatccgAATAATGAATTGCTGAGTCGGTCTCAACAAAGTTGCCGGGAACCAGAAATGGCGATTGTTTTGTGACACAGACGCCGCCGATGGCACAATCCAAGACAGCTTTGAGAAGCGAGTGTGTCGTTGCACTGGCCGGGGTTCAACGGTTGCATCACAAGTGGTCCTTACGTGGGAAATTGGCTGGGATGGAAGCGCACAAGACGGGAATTGAGCGGCATAATGCCGAGCAGCTGCTGATGCAACCTCAACCAACAGAAAAAAGGCTGTCGTgctggttgaattttttttgttttttgggcggATGGCTAATCAGCAAGGAACAATGTGTTCTTTTTGAGGGATATCTGCAATAggacatgttttattttttattgttttggtcAGGAGCTCAGAAATATTGCTGCATGGATTttttaacattgtttttttcattgGCTTGTTATctggattttattttgtatttcatatttcagttttatattttatattatttattttatttccactTGTTTTcagctgttttgtgtgtgttggttaCCAAGATTATACACAAACTACCAGCCGCGGGAATCTGCAGTATTTTTCTTGAAAAGCAAGACACAGCGAGTTAAAAATAGAATTATGTGAGAGGATTGACACTTCCATCTCAACGGGGTTGGGGTGGCAGGGATGTGAggattggtggtggtggtgggggggggggcaaattcCGTAGAACAAAATGAGGCCCGCGTGACAGAGAAGAAAAATGAAGGCTGGATGAACTTGCAGATAAAATTATATTTGAGCGGGGAAAaactgacagatggatggagcaAGATATGCTGATATTAAAAAATCATGAAATCTTCAGATAAATCCGTCATTGAGCACGTAGATTAAAGTCATTGACTAATCCCCCAACGTTACATATAGAGAATATTAGATGCCCTCAATTTGTAAGCCGTGAGCCGACTCCGATAAaggtttattttaatttaacgtACATCCGAGACATATCATTAGGTACAATGCAATCTCCTCAGCTCCGTATAAAGATCTGGTTTAGAAGTACACTCAGTAGCCTGATGCATCCTAACTGAGCTAAAAACTCTGTTGCCTCACT is a genomic window containing:
- the zgc:113531 gene encoding von Willebrand factor C domain-containing protein 2-like, yielding MLSSQLLLAVLLCGQAVLGFSVVSQQQQQQQQQQQQQQQQQQQQQQQQPPPQESTCEANGSVYYVGEWYFLDSDQCTQCECTADGSVCSRTECTSLPAACIHVSHYPSDCCPRCERIGCEYRGVVYELGQNFQPTECEQCTCDSDGIARCLVADCAPPPCVNPVYQAGKCCPECKEGPNCYLDSSRSQVIPAGEPVWVDSCTKCRCHDGQDAGYWQGNRLATCSRLNNCTPEQSETQN